One window from the genome of Dyadobacter sp. CECT 9275 encodes:
- a CDS encoding DUF4129 domain-containing protein — MNQVSCRKDIYTAWIRAIWLLIGQGVVLCWPLTVLAQKDSVIAIPQDQAKVNVWRPEPALIEDFRNDSDYNYEDVSPPPENPFLRWIDWALQKINSFFQGKSYQNFWQYVIMAVVAGLVLFFLYKTKALNFIFPASRTTEPTDYTVGHENIHEIDFEDAILKALSAHDFRLAIRLQYLKTLKFLANRQLIHWSPNRTNQTYVQELTGQPFRDDFVRLTRFFEFVWYGDFQINESAFLEMKSFSTAIQDKLNRR; from the coding sequence ATGAACCAAGTCAGCTGCAGGAAAGATATTTATACAGCATGGATACGCGCCATTTGGCTGCTAATAGGCCAGGGGGTGGTTTTATGCTGGCCGTTAACGGTTCTGGCACAGAAGGATTCGGTTATAGCAATACCCCAAGATCAGGCAAAGGTAAACGTCTGGCGCCCTGAACCGGCATTGATCGAAGATTTCAGAAACGATTCGGATTATAATTACGAAGATGTATCCCCGCCGCCGGAAAATCCTTTTTTACGCTGGATAGACTGGGCATTGCAAAAAATCAATAGTTTCTTTCAAGGGAAATCCTATCAGAACTTCTGGCAGTATGTAATCATGGCGGTGGTGGCAGGATTGGTTTTGTTTTTTCTGTATAAAACAAAAGCGCTGAACTTTATCTTTCCGGCATCCCGCACCACAGAGCCAACGGATTATACCGTTGGGCACGAGAATATCCATGAAATTGATTTCGAAGATGCCATACTCAAAGCCCTGTCGGCGCATGATTTCCGACTGGCAATAAGGCTGCAGTATCTTAAAACTCTTAAATTTCTGGCCAACAGGCAGCTGATACACTGGAGTCCTAACCGTACCAACCAGACTTACGTACAGGAACTTACAGGCCAGCCTTTCAGAGATGATTTTGTGCGGCTCACCCGCTTTTTTGAATTTGTGTGGTATGGCGACTTCCAGATCAATGAGTCGGCATTCCTGGAAATGAAATCGTTCTCCACAGCCATTCAGGATAAACTTAACCGCAGATGA
- a CDS encoding DUF4350 domain-containing protein yields the protein MRWKPDRYGIALITLILGYAFFEYYRPKPVDWSDTYSNEDKIPFGTEVLYKLLPSLTRNKTLESVRLPPYNQLADSVSSERSTYLFIIDRFTIDINDQNRLLKYVADGNTVFISAYYFEDSLMQVLGLEAKTYEPTLKKDTAKVVNFVNPVLKDPKGYLFLKDDGTNYLKVIRRGRITLLAENEKHDPVFVRVGYGKGYFYLHNLPLAFTNYYVLDKKLGKHAFAALSYLPEQPVLWDEYLKQGRFENESSVFRYIVSQPALKMAYILTIIGLMLYMIFAGKRKQRIIPVINPPVNISLEFVKTIGNMYYKKGNHHNLAQKLVFQFQMFVWERFGINPQNMTDHELIQELKMRSGIDESELKDLTLALETEDFNPWNATRLMDLNQKLEKFYERISKGY from the coding sequence ATGAGATGGAAGCCGGATCGTTATGGAATAGCTCTGATTACCCTCATTCTGGGATATGCCTTCTTTGAATATTACCGTCCCAAGCCGGTTGACTGGAGCGATACCTACTCTAATGAGGATAAAATTCCGTTTGGTACGGAGGTACTGTATAAACTGCTGCCGTCACTGACGAGGAACAAAACTTTGGAAAGTGTAAGGCTACCGCCCTACAACCAGCTGGCCGATAGTGTTTCAAGTGAGAGGAGTACTTATCTCTTTATCATTGACCGTTTTACGATTGACATAAACGATCAGAACAGGCTATTGAAATACGTAGCAGACGGGAATACGGTTTTTATTTCGGCTTACTATTTCGAAGATTCCCTGATGCAGGTTCTGGGCCTGGAGGCGAAAACATATGAGCCAACACTGAAGAAGGATACTGCCAAAGTTGTAAACTTCGTCAATCCGGTATTGAAGGACCCGAAGGGATACCTTTTCTTAAAAGATGACGGTACCAATTACCTGAAGGTCATCAGGCGTGGAAGGATAACCCTTTTGGCGGAAAATGAAAAACATGATCCCGTTTTTGTCCGCGTAGGCTATGGGAAGGGCTATTTTTACCTGCACAATCTTCCCCTGGCATTTACGAACTATTATGTGCTGGACAAGAAACTTGGGAAACATGCCTTTGCTGCGTTGTCCTATTTACCCGAGCAGCCTGTACTCTGGGATGAATATCTGAAACAGGGAAGGTTTGAAAACGAAAGTTCGGTATTCAGGTATATCGTCAGCCAGCCCGCTTTGAAAATGGCATATATCCTTACCATAATCGGCTTGATGCTGTACATGATTTTTGCCGGAAAAAGAAAACAGCGAATTATTCCGGTGATCAATCCGCCTGTGAATATTTCCCTAGAGTTTGTTAAAACCATCGGGAATATGTATTACAAAAAAGGAAACCATCATAACCTGGCTCAAAAGCTGGTTTTTCAATTTCAGATGTTCGTGTGGGAACGTTTCGGGATTAATCCTCAAAACATGACGGATCACGAACTGATCCAGGAGTTGAAGATGCGCAGTGGTATTGACGAAAGCGAACTGAAAGACCTTACGCTTGCCTTGGAAACAGAAGATTTCAATCCCTGGAACGCAACAAGGCTTATGGATTTAAACCAAAAGCTGGAAAAGTTCTATGAAAGAATTAGCAAAGGATATTAG